From the Stigmatella erecta genome, one window contains:
- a CDS encoding DUF4238 domain-containing protein, with protein MGETKVRKQHYVWRKYLEAWATDGSVWCRRGSATFNTGLMNIGQERDFYSPQPLTNADKQFLRMDAASTKRPDLVEFIEQEIALRDEMFALNEQAKQWRDISRLEELEAFIHNSEEKYQGRIEHQGMPFVNALVAGDITWAGNDKEWRKFILFYATQYLRTKRIQEKLKNFLEPQAQRIGYSVDRTWPISRLLETERLASGIYHHCSLVLLETSGTLEFITGDQPTFNAEAVETYSLDNIPNSHELYYPVSPNRAVLLVEEERRSAPLIRVATEAEVLRYNEVIRRVALEQVYARTRELL; from the coding sequence ATGGGCGAGACGAAGGTAAGGAAACAGCACTATGTTTGGAGGAAATATCTGGAGGCGTGGGCCACTGACGGAAGCGTATGGTGTCGCCGAGGATCTGCTACATTTAACACCGGCCTGATGAATATTGGGCAGGAGCGAGATTTTTACTCTCCACAGCCGCTCACCAATGCAGACAAGCAATTCTTGAGAATGGATGCTGCATCTACAAAAAGACCGGACTTGGTTGAATTTATTGAACAGGAGATTGCGCTTCGAGACGAGATGTTTGCGTTAAACGAGCAGGCAAAGCAGTGGCGCGACATAAGCAGATTAGAAGAACTGGAGGCGTTTATCCATAACTCGGAAGAGAAGTATCAGGGCCGGATTGAACATCAAGGGATGCCTTTTGTTAATGCTCTCGTAGCTGGAGATATTACATGGGCTGGCAATGACAAAGAATGGAGAAAATTTATTTTATTCTATGCAACCCAGTATCTTCGCACAAAAAGAATTCAAGAAAAGCTCAAAAATTTTCTTGAGCCGCAAGCGCAGCGGATAGGCTACTCGGTGGACAGGACTTGGCCTATTTCTCGACTTCTAGAAACAGAGAGGCTTGCCAGTGGGATCTATCACCATTGTTCTTTGGTTCTGCTTGAGACCAGCGGGACACTTGAGTTCATCACAGGTGATCAGCCAACATTTAATGCAGAGGCAGTCGAAACCTATTCGCTGGACAATATCCCAAATTCCCATGAGCTGTATTATCCCGTATCGCCGAATCGCGCCGTTTTGCTTGTTGAGGAGGAGCGGCGTAGCGCACCCTTAATCCGTGTTGCAACCGAAGCAGAGGTTCTCAGATACAATGAGGTCATTCGCCGCGTTGCCCTTGAGCAGGTGTATGCGCGCACACGTGAGCTTCTGTGA
- a CDS encoding immunity 52 family protein, with translation MLEKYHVGAYWKKRPETASECARRLELFLHLLTKCDVSLHQWYTEGRATRSSPGTSLPWNDREVLEKRLLQGRNRTDLGKKVIPELGFRLHAWNQRPDGRSTRLNLGCGCYSEQVSNLCLLYLPIEGEAVERMLAFPTLRHVMESMITAWEPQWGLVATQDTRDTLNPDTSEVDIGWITYFAREQGTVPPLPAPVSIQPVGSLGTLIILTPERFSASNPEHIALGRRVRELLERAGLLRRAS, from the coding sequence ATGTTGGAGAAGTATCACGTAGGCGCGTATTGGAAGAAACGGCCGGAAACGGCCTCTGAATGCGCACGCCGTCTAGAACTTTTCCTTCACCTGCTGACAAAGTGCGACGTCTCTCTTCATCAATGGTACACGGAGGGGCGTGCCACCCGCAGCTCACCTGGCACATCCCTCCCGTGGAACGACCGTGAGGTTCTGGAGAAGAGGCTGCTCCAAGGCAGAAATCGAACGGACCTAGGCAAAAAGGTCATACCTGAACTCGGATTCCGGCTGCATGCATGGAATCAACGTCCGGATGGACGTTCTACCCGCCTCAACTTGGGCTGCGGTTGCTACTCGGAGCAAGTCAGCAACCTGTGCCTGCTCTATCTTCCCATCGAGGGAGAGGCTGTGGAACGGATGTTAGCCTTTCCCACGTTGCGCCATGTGATGGAGAGCATGATCACAGCCTGGGAGCCTCAATGGGGATTGGTGGCAACCCAAGACACGCGCGACACCCTCAATCCTGACACAAGCGAAGTGGACATAGGATGGATAACCTATTTTGCACGCGAACAGGGCACCGTTCCTCCATTGCCTGCTCCCGTCAGCATCCAGCCCGTCGGTTCCTTGGGAACGCTCATCATCCTCACCCCTGAGCGCTTCTCGGCCTCCAATCCCGAGCACATCGCCCTGGGCCGCCGCGTTCGCGAACTGCTGGAACGCGCAGGCCTGCTTCGCAGAGCAAGCTGA
- a CDS encoding heme lyase CcmF/NrfE family subunit: MTGTLGNGLVLGALVCAAFGALVGLTSGLRRSEAGFPWVMRAVVGFFACMAGANLTMVYALVTDDFSIRYVTQVGSRATPLLFKIVSLWSALEGSILFWGLIMGSFLLAFALVHRKEHQRYMSLALGTMLAVGVFFAFLIAGPANPWGAVSPVPADGPGPNPLLQNHILMVIHPPMLYLGYVGMTVPFGVAVAGLLRGEIGDAWMAPLRRWTLLAWMFLSIGIILGSWWAYAVLGWGGYWAWDPVENASFLPWLTATAFIHSTMVQERKQMLRLWTMSLALASFILTILGTFMTRSGIFNSVHSFTQSDIGPTFLVFIAVLLVISIALLATRGHLLVAQGRISSWMSRETSILVNNLVFVAITFTVLLGTVYPLISEAVRGVRVSVGEPYFNKMAVPGGIAVLFLMGVGPMLPWGTPDKAAVRRQFLIPAGVGLAVTALCYGLGLRGVYPLLTFGLAGFVTLITLRELVAPVRVRMTERKEGLVTAVVQSASKARRRFGGYVVHLGIVVIIVAVAASSAYVTHTSGTLRMGQTMTLSGYQLKFLGMTSGEEPHRAFTAARVEVTAPGGKVEEFLPRMNYYERSTDPVGTPAVRESPKEDLYVSLMAYSQEAGTASLNVWVFPLVGWIWWSIPILVLGSLIAMWPSRRRVAVATASAPAAAGAAPPVADGDMNRGAA; the protein is encoded by the coding sequence GTGACTGGGACGCTGGGAAATGGGCTGGTGCTCGGGGCGCTGGTGTGCGCGGCGTTCGGGGCGCTGGTGGGTCTGACGAGTGGCCTGCGCCGCAGCGAGGCGGGCTTCCCCTGGGTGATGCGCGCCGTGGTGGGCTTCTTCGCCTGCATGGCGGGCGCGAACCTGACGATGGTGTACGCGCTCGTCACCGATGACTTCAGCATCCGGTACGTGACGCAGGTGGGCAGCCGCGCCACGCCGCTGCTCTTCAAGATCGTCTCGCTGTGGAGCGCGCTCGAGGGCTCCATCCTCTTCTGGGGCCTCATCATGGGCTCCTTCCTGCTGGCGTTCGCGCTGGTGCACCGCAAGGAGCACCAGCGCTACATGTCCCTGGCGCTGGGCACCATGCTGGCGGTGGGCGTCTTCTTCGCCTTCCTCATCGCGGGCCCGGCCAACCCCTGGGGCGCCGTGTCCCCGGTGCCCGCGGACGGCCCCGGGCCGAACCCGCTCCTGCAGAACCACATCCTCATGGTCATCCACCCGCCCATGCTCTACCTGGGCTACGTGGGGATGACGGTACCCTTCGGCGTGGCGGTGGCGGGGCTCCTGCGCGGGGAGATTGGCGATGCGTGGATGGCCCCGCTGCGGCGCTGGACGCTGCTGGCGTGGATGTTCCTGTCCATCGGCATCATCCTGGGCTCGTGGTGGGCGTACGCGGTGCTGGGCTGGGGCGGCTACTGGGCGTGGGATCCGGTGGAGAACGCCTCGTTCCTGCCGTGGCTGACGGCGACGGCCTTCATCCACTCCACCATGGTCCAGGAGCGCAAGCAGATGCTGCGGCTGTGGACCATGAGCCTGGCGCTGGCCAGCTTCATCCTCACCATCCTGGGCACGTTCATGACGCGCTCGGGCATCTTCAACTCGGTGCACTCCTTCACCCAGTCGGACATCGGCCCCACCTTCCTGGTGTTCATCGCCGTGCTGCTGGTGATCTCCATCGCCCTCTTGGCCACGCGCGGACACCTGCTGGTGGCCCAGGGGCGCATCTCCTCGTGGATGTCCCGGGAGACGAGCATCCTGGTGAACAACCTGGTCTTCGTGGCCATCACCTTCACGGTGCTCCTGGGCACGGTGTACCCGCTCATCTCGGAGGCGGTGCGCGGGGTGCGGGTGAGCGTGGGCGAGCCGTACTTCAACAAGATGGCGGTGCCGGGCGGCATCGCGGTGCTCTTCCTCATGGGCGTGGGGCCGATGCTGCCCTGGGGCACCCCGGACAAGGCGGCGGTGCGGCGGCAGTTCCTCATCCCCGCGGGGGTGGGCCTGGCCGTGACGGCGCTCTGCTACGGCCTGGGGCTGCGCGGGGTGTACCCGCTGCTCACCTTCGGCCTGGCGGGCTTCGTCACCCTCATCACCCTGCGGGAGCTGGTGGCGCCGGTGCGCGTGCGCATGACCGAGCGCAAGGAGGGCCTCGTCACCGCCGTGGTGCAGAGCGCCTCCAAGGCGCGCCGGCGCTTCGGCGGGTACGTGGTGCACCTGGGCATCGTGGTCATCATCGTCGCGGTGGCGGCCTCGTCCGCGTACGTGACGCACACCTCCGGCACGCTGCGCATGGGCCAGACGATGACGCTGAGCGGCTACCAGCTGAAGTTCCTGGGCATGACGAGCGGCGAGGAGCCGCACCGGGCCTTCACCGCGGCGCGCGTGGAGGTGACGGCGCCGGGCGGCAAGGTGGAGGAGTTCCTGCCGCGCATGAACTACTACGAGCGCAGCACGGACCCGGTGGGCACCCCCGCGGTGCGCGAGTCCCCCAAGGAGGACCTGTACGTGTCGCTCATGGCCTACTCGCAAGAGGCGGGCACGGCGAGCCTCAACGTGTGGGTCTTCCCGCTGGTGGGGTGGATCTGGTGGAGCATCCCCATCCTGGTGCTGGGCTCGCTCATCGCGATGTGGCCCTCGCGGCGGCGCGTGGCGGTGGCCACGGCGAGCGCGCCGGCCGCCGCGGGCGCGGCGCCCCCGGTGGCGGACGGTGACATGAACCGGGGCGCGGCATGA
- a CDS encoding TlpA family protein disulfide reductase — protein MKGKAWGLTLSAVFLCGSLLYVLLQGFGRDPREVPFMLSGKPATGFTLRALDTGEPISLEKLKGKPVVINFWASWCGPCRYEHPVLEWGHREYGEQVQFLGVVFEDTEDNARRFLRQLGSSFPQLADPRSRVAVDYGVAGVPETYFIDAQGIIQGKHVGPIDPQSLTTRIRALSSGPSAAANP, from the coding sequence ATGAAAGGCAAGGCCTGGGGACTCACGCTCTCGGCGGTCTTCCTCTGCGGGTCGCTGCTCTACGTGCTGCTCCAGGGCTTCGGGAGAGATCCGCGCGAGGTGCCCTTCATGCTCTCGGGCAAGCCCGCCACGGGCTTCACCCTGCGCGCGCTGGACACCGGGGAGCCCATCAGCCTGGAGAAGCTCAAGGGCAAGCCGGTGGTCATCAACTTCTGGGCCTCCTGGTGCGGGCCGTGCCGGTACGAGCACCCGGTCCTCGAGTGGGGCCACCGCGAGTACGGCGAGCAGGTGCAGTTCCTGGGCGTCGTCTTCGAGGACACCGAGGACAACGCGCGGCGGTTCCTCCGGCAGTTGGGCAGCAGCTTTCCCCAGCTGGCGGATCCGCGCTCGCGCGTGGCGGTGGACTACGGCGTGGCGGGGGTGCCCGAGACGTACTTCATCGACGCCCAGGGCATCATCCAGGGCAAGCACGTCGGGCCCATTGATCCCCAGTCGCTCACCACCCGGATCCGCGCGCTGAGCAGCGGGCCCTCGGCGGCGGCGAACCCCTGA
- a CDS encoding DUF1349 domain-containing protein, with protein sequence MDDGTWLNEPKLWKRTDGVLEVTTDKATDFWRETHYGFTRDSGHFLGVRTGASFTAQLRVEAAYEQLYDQAGIMVRVDNRRWVKAGIELSDGRAMLSSVLTNGKSDWATGPYEHDARSFWMRATVAKGVLRLQASADGKTWPLVRLSPFPVASAYQVGPMCCTPERAGLSVRFSEFRLTPPLGKDLHDLT encoded by the coding sequence ATGGACGATGGAACCTGGCTGAACGAGCCGAAGCTCTGGAAGCGAACCGATGGCGTCCTCGAGGTGACGACGGACAAGGCGACCGACTTCTGGCGGGAGACCCACTATGGCTTCACGCGCGACTCCGGCCACTTCCTGGGGGTTCGCACGGGCGCCAGCTTCACGGCGCAGCTTCGCGTCGAGGCGGCCTATGAGCAGCTGTATGACCAGGCCGGCATCATGGTGCGCGTCGACAACCGGCGCTGGGTCAAGGCGGGCATCGAGCTGTCCGATGGCCGGGCGATGCTCAGCAGCGTGCTGACCAATGGCAAGTCGGATTGGGCGACGGGGCCCTATGAGCACGACGCCCGCTCGTTCTGGATGCGCGCGACGGTGGCCAAGGGCGTGCTGCGGTTGCAAGCGTCGGCCGATGGCAAGACGTGGCCGTTGGTCCGGCTCTCACCGTTCCCGGTGGCCTCGGCCTATCAGGTGGGACCCATGTGCTGCACGCCAGAGCGGGCCGGGCTGAGCGTCCGGTTCTCGGAGTTCCGCCTCACGCCTCCACTCGGCAAGGATCTGCACGACCTGACCTGA
- a CDS encoding cytochrome c-type biogenesis protein, with translation MNVTLLSLTLIAGLAAGQFAPQQAGSAPLEAPLEARVQKLGKELRCPMCQGLSIADSSSSAARAQLDKVRELVAEGRSDQEVRDFFVARYGEWALLEPKAEGFNWLVWLGPLLLVLGGIFVILRQVGGSAAATNASAAPSPAPEPPATTAAEAEDPYLQAVRREMEQ, from the coding sequence ATGAACGTCACCCTCCTCTCGCTGACCCTCATCGCCGGACTTGCGGCCGGCCAATTCGCTCCCCAGCAGGCGGGAAGCGCCCCCCTGGAGGCGCCCCTGGAAGCCCGGGTGCAGAAGCTCGGCAAGGAGCTGCGCTGCCCCATGTGCCAGGGGCTGTCCATCGCGGACAGCTCGTCCTCGGCGGCGCGGGCGCAGCTCGACAAGGTGCGGGAGCTCGTCGCCGAGGGCCGCTCGGACCAGGAGGTCCGCGACTTCTTCGTGGCGCGCTACGGGGAGTGGGCCCTGCTGGAGCCCAAGGCGGAGGGCTTCAACTGGCTGGTGTGGCTGGGCCCGCTGCTGCTCGTCCTGGGCGGCATCTTCGTGATTCTGAGACAGGTGGGAGGGTCCGCCGCGGCCACGAACGCCAGCGCCGCGCCCTCCCCTGCCCCCGAGCCTCCGGCGACGACGGCCGCCGAGGCGGAGGACCCCTACCTGCAGGCCGTCCGCCGGGAGATGGAGCAATGA
- a CDS encoding serine/threonine-protein kinase, translating into MDELSPEALPDGTRLGPWQVEGRAGYGTYGAVYRVRRTRRIFPPLVALKLARYPNDLRFEREAELLTRIRHPHVPRLLGQGTWKGGLHGDTHPYVVMQWVEGLRLYDWGQERSLTSRQVLRLLAQVARALEATHARQGLHRDVKGDNILVSPEGTAFLMDFGCGTWEGAPPLTEGLLAPGTKLYRSPEALSFHWDHRHESHVHYRATPADDVYALGVAAYRLCTGIYPPLATAPSIVGDDARDTLEVMMPPGQLKPLAPSLESLILRMLSENAQDRGSAGELAAALEAAATAAGPEADVPMRPSDLRRGSGGVNRPVSERRGGCLGPMVLMPLAAWLIILLAGNLNLAALVEPPSQTEDGGTTGVADAAVEDLQASSVSRENGPDGLALEMPKEPVPGQRRPPCGRFQSKIQGGCWLGILHASPPCGESYYEWKGACYFPAPAPPRPNTSEQQ; encoded by the coding sequence GTGGACGAGCTGAGCCCCGAGGCGCTCCCGGACGGGACCCGGTTGGGCCCCTGGCAGGTGGAAGGCCGCGCGGGGTACGGCACGTATGGCGCGGTCTACCGGGTGCGCCGGACGCGGCGGATCTTTCCCCCGCTCGTGGCCCTCAAGCTGGCGCGCTACCCGAATGACTTGCGGTTCGAGCGCGAGGCGGAGCTGCTCACGCGGATCCGGCATCCCCACGTTCCGCGCCTCTTGGGACAGGGAACCTGGAAAGGAGGCCTTCACGGCGACACGCACCCCTATGTGGTGATGCAGTGGGTGGAGGGCCTCCGGCTGTATGACTGGGGCCAGGAGCGCTCCCTCACGTCACGCCAGGTGCTGAGGCTGCTGGCGCAGGTGGCACGCGCGTTGGAGGCCACCCACGCCCGCCAAGGGCTCCACCGGGACGTGAAGGGCGACAACATTTTGGTGAGTCCCGAGGGGACGGCCTTCCTCATGGACTTCGGGTGCGGCACCTGGGAAGGGGCTCCGCCGCTCACCGAGGGGCTGCTGGCCCCCGGCACGAAGCTCTACCGCAGTCCCGAGGCCCTGAGCTTTCACTGGGACCACCGCCACGAATCCCATGTCCACTACCGCGCTACGCCCGCGGATGACGTGTACGCCTTGGGGGTGGCGGCCTATCGCTTGTGCACGGGAATCTACCCACCCCTGGCGACGGCCCCATCGATCGTAGGCGATGATGCACGGGACACCCTGGAGGTGATGATGCCTCCTGGTCAGCTCAAGCCGCTCGCGCCTTCGTTGGAATCGCTCATCCTCCGCATGCTTTCCGAGAACGCACAGGACCGAGGCAGCGCTGGTGAACTGGCCGCCGCTTTGGAGGCCGCAGCAACGGCTGCTGGGCCAGAAGCCGATGTGCCGATGCGTCCGAGCGATTTGCGCAGGGGCTCTGGGGGTGTCAATCGGCCCGTCTCCGAACGTCGTGGCGGGTGTCTTGGTCCCATGGTGCTGATGCCCTTGGCGGCTTGGCTCATCATCCTGCTCGCTGGGAACTTGAACCTGGCGGCGCTGGTAGAGCCTCCCTCTCAGACAGAAGATGGGGGCACCACAGGCGTGGCCGACGCAGCCGTGGAGGATCTCCAGGCGTCCAGCGTGTCGCGAGAAAATGGTCCGGATGGACTGGCGCTTGAGATGCCCAAGGAGCCCGTGCCCGGCCAACGCCGACCGCCGTGTGGCCGCTTCCAAAGTAAAATTCAGGGAGGTTGCTGGTTAGGGATTCTTCATGCCTCCCCGCCTTGCGGAGAGAGCTATTATGAATGGAAAGGCGCCTGTTATTTCCCTGCACCTGCGCCTCCAAGGCCTAACACCTCGGAGCAGCAGTAG
- a CDS encoding tetratricopeptide repeat protein, producing MTPQTTNWWPGIIALGLSLLCGITYLLIQRSKGGKGAPEPLRDGKQDDLDRRAQSLIEQLKELVAEKHHLAPEQFAAEKGRLEREAAAALRARDEYRLSKANPSGTPGAAETAPAPAAAPTGFTGRNPQLVGALWGAGIVVFFGGLGYLLVSEQRPRDDGMEATGRLPPNESGAPQPPAGGMPQEDQALAEAQERLRTNPNDLESSSLVAHEFIRRQRSEEAERLTNQALAIDPFHVESRVHRGVLRAIRGDTEGAEAELLTLADTYPGAQEALLFLGFISMQTGSKTKALNYFERFSVEVPRNMQPPQLEAAIAQLRQEVGPRP from the coding sequence ATGACACCACAGACGACCAACTGGTGGCCGGGCATCATCGCCCTGGGCCTGTCGCTCCTGTGCGGCATCACCTACCTGTTGATTCAACGGAGCAAGGGCGGGAAGGGCGCGCCCGAGCCCCTGAGGGACGGCAAGCAGGACGATCTCGACCGGCGGGCACAGTCGCTCATCGAGCAACTCAAGGAGCTGGTGGCGGAGAAGCACCACCTGGCGCCCGAGCAGTTCGCCGCGGAGAAGGGCCGGCTGGAGCGCGAGGCGGCGGCGGCCCTGCGGGCGCGGGACGAGTACCGCCTGAGCAAGGCGAACCCCTCGGGCACTCCGGGCGCGGCGGAGACGGCGCCTGCCCCGGCGGCGGCGCCCACGGGCTTCACGGGGCGGAATCCCCAGCTCGTGGGGGCGCTGTGGGGCGCGGGCATCGTCGTCTTCTTCGGAGGCCTGGGCTACCTGCTGGTGTCGGAGCAGCGCCCGCGCGACGACGGCATGGAGGCCACGGGACGGCTTCCGCCCAACGAGTCCGGGGCCCCGCAGCCTCCGGCGGGGGGCATGCCGCAGGAAGACCAGGCGCTCGCCGAGGCGCAGGAGCGCCTGCGCACGAACCCGAACGATCTGGAGTCCTCGTCGCTGGTGGCGCACGAGTTCATCCGGCGCCAGCGATCCGAGGAGGCCGAGCGCCTCACGAACCAGGCGCTCGCCATCGATCCGTTCCACGTCGAGTCCCGGGTACACCGGGGCGTGCTGCGGGCCATCCGGGGAGACACGGAGGGCGCCGAGGCGGAGCTGCTGACGCTGGCGGACACCTACCCGGGCGCGCAGGAGGCACTGCTCTTCCTGGGCTTCATCTCGATGCAGACGGGCAGCAAGACGAAGGCGCTGAACTACTTCGAGCGCTTCTCGGTGGAAGTGCCGCGCAACATGCAGCCGCCGCAACTGGAAGCCGCCATCGCGCAGCTCCGCCAGGAAGTCGGCCCGAGGCCCTGA
- a CDS encoding Imm52 family immunity protein, translating into MLDSCYVGAYWPSRRESLDECTQRVSLFLRMLDQLAPSWTQWYHADKSSRNPEGIPVQTDAPEALKTLLLQGMNRATTNKSAIPELGFGFRIWNQSPDNQSTRLHIRCGGDSDAVENMCLMTPPSEGELSEHMADTPLLAQVLECMATAWDPDWGVVSTNLTLNLIPTTQEDETRVGWVTYISRRRGTVPPLPAPVEIRPVGTLGMVIILTPERFSASNPEHIALGRRVRELLERAGLLRQAG; encoded by the coding sequence ATGCTCGATTCTTGCTATGTCGGCGCTTACTGGCCATCAAGGCGCGAAAGCCTTGATGAATGCACTCAGCGTGTAAGCCTCTTCCTTCGCATGCTGGACCAGTTGGCTCCGTCCTGGACCCAGTGGTACCACGCCGACAAAAGCAGCAGGAACCCAGAGGGAATCCCTGTACAAACAGATGCTCCAGAAGCCTTGAAGACCCTTCTGTTACAAGGAATGAACCGGGCGACGACAAATAAATCCGCCATTCCAGAGCTTGGCTTTGGCTTCCGCATCTGGAATCAGTCCCCTGACAACCAATCCACCCGCCTGCACATCCGTTGTGGTGGTGACTCAGACGCAGTGGAAAACATGTGCTTGATGACGCCTCCCTCCGAGGGAGAGCTGTCCGAACACATGGCAGACACTCCGCTCCTGGCTCAAGTTCTTGAGTGCATGGCCACTGCTTGGGACCCGGACTGGGGAGTGGTCAGTACAAACCTCACCTTGAACCTCATCCCCACCACACAAGAGGATGAAACGCGCGTTGGCTGGGTGACCTACATCTCGCGCCGCCGTGGTACCGTTCCTCCTCTGCCCGCTCCCGTCGAAATTCGACCGGTAGGCACCTTGGGAATGGTCATCATCCTCACCCCTGAGCGCTTCTCAGCCTCCAATCCCGAGCACATCGCCTTGGGCCGCCGCGTTCGTGAATTGCTAGAGCGCGCAGGATTGCTTCGCCAAGCAGGCTGA
- a CDS encoding LysE family translocator: protein MQFDTWLIFSVASIGLSLSPGPNSLLVLTHGALHGSRKTLFTIAGGGLGFVAIIALCMFGIGALIKSSLLWLTVLRWVGGAYLVWLGIQVWRSPPIDVVVSTGPTEANGGSLFRQGFLAAATNPKGLLFFSAFLTQFIDPHRSLVTQFAVVAATFAVTESLVEYALASAANRVRPWLGRVGRRFNRACGGVFVAIGAVLPLQA, encoded by the coding sequence ATGCAGTTCGACACTTGGCTTATTTTTTCTGTCGCCTCCATAGGCTTGTCGCTGTCGCCGGGCCCCAACAGCCTTCTCGTCCTCACGCATGGCGCCCTGCACGGAAGCCGCAAGACCCTGTTCACCATCGCGGGTGGGGGCTTGGGCTTTGTTGCCATCATCGCCCTTTGCATGTTCGGTATTGGGGCACTGATCAAGTCCTCTCTCCTTTGGCTCACGGTGCTGAGATGGGTGGGTGGCGCCTACCTTGTCTGGCTCGGCATCCAGGTCTGGCGCTCTCCACCGATTGACGTCGTGGTCAGTACCGGGCCCACCGAGGCCAACGGCGGGTCGCTCTTTCGTCAAGGCTTTCTCGCGGCAGCGACAAACCCCAAGGGCCTGCTTTTCTTCAGTGCTTTCCTCACACAGTTCATCGACCCGCACCGCAGCCTGGTGACCCAGTTCGCGGTAGTGGCTGCAACTTTCGCGGTGACAGAATCCCTCGTCGAGTACGCACTCGCGAGCGCAGCGAACCGGGTCCGCCCTTGGCTGGGGCGCGTCGGACGGCGCTTCAATCGAGCCTGTGGCGGCGTCTTCGTTGCCATCGGTGCCGTGCTTCCGCTTCAGGCTTGA
- a CDS encoding Tox-REase-5 domain-containing protein has translation MAGAILLVLGMALSGCATGHTTGKHTPADAFLTLQHASGLEEDDWHPPGESLEPEDSRALWDALTRAKPTLARFAPRRTLHTVLHPLLPTREAVPYAECLRRLRPFQSLVVMRPDGYLASALSGRALQRMGTVELRDGRLMAGAFEVGAFYLDKGGVFFTPAPSLQAANGLPLGELGLEHDVFNAALDGAEDALAEMVLALGHLVLHPIRSLEGLAQLPSAVAALVASSPEYFARYSALPLQEQVREAARLSTHLLTFYGSASGTAARLGKLGPRLPVLSLSAQGSLTLAQAALPAGTRVTALGSGASSVYVLMAPAKPPRTRSTATPAQEPGQWRRRKFSGSPQARRYQEQISGRSADEVYYIGEVEYDGFQNGVLLEAKAENYRQFFDKDGQPYYWFEASGSFKQLIEQAYRQSQTAKGLVVQWHVAEQGVATLLRQQFKSEKLFNIEVVYTPPKH, from the coding sequence ATGGCCGGCGCCATCCTTCTTGTTCTGGGGATGGCGTTGTCAGGGTGTGCCACGGGTCACACCACGGGCAAGCACACCCCGGCTGATGCCTTCCTCACCCTTCAGCACGCTTCGGGCCTGGAGGAGGACGATTGGCATCCCCCCGGTGAATCACTGGAGCCCGAAGACTCACGGGCGCTGTGGGACGCGCTGACGCGCGCCAAGCCCACGCTCGCCCGCTTCGCGCCTCGCCGCACCCTCCACACCGTCCTGCATCCACTGCTGCCCACGCGCGAGGCCGTCCCCTACGCGGAGTGCCTGCGGCGTCTGCGCCCCTTCCAGTCCCTCGTCGTGATGCGGCCGGATGGCTACCTCGCCTCCGCCCTGTCCGGCAGGGCCTTGCAACGCATGGGCACCGTGGAGCTGCGCGACGGCCGCCTCATGGCAGGCGCCTTCGAAGTCGGCGCCTTCTACCTCGACAAGGGCGGCGTCTTCTTCACCCCAGCCCCCTCGCTCCAAGCGGCCAACGGACTCCCCCTGGGCGAGCTGGGCCTGGAGCACGATGTCTTCAACGCCGCGCTCGATGGAGCCGAGGATGCCCTGGCGGAGATGGTCCTGGCCTTGGGTCACTTGGTCCTCCACCCCATCCGCAGCCTGGAGGGCCTGGCACAGCTGCCCTCCGCCGTGGCGGCGCTCGTGGCCTCCTCGCCCGAGTACTTCGCCCGCTACAGCGCCCTCCCCCTCCAGGAGCAGGTGCGAGAGGCGGCACGCCTCTCCACACACCTGCTGACGTTCTACGGCTCCGCCTCGGGCACTGCGGCCCGCCTTGGCAAGCTGGGGCCCAGGCTCCCAGTGCTCTCGCTGTCCGCCCAGGGCTCGCTCACCCTCGCTCAGGCCGCCCTCCCGGCTGGCACTCGCGTGACTGCACTCGGCTCGGGCGCGAGCTCGGTCTACGTGCTCATGGCTCCGGCCAAGCCACCACGCACGCGAAGCACCGCCACCCCAGCCCAGGAGCCAGGCCAGTGGCGCCGCCGCAAGTTCTCCGGCTCACCGCAGGCCCGGCGCTACCAAGAGCAGATCTCCGGCCGCTCCGCCGATGAGGTGTATTACATCGGCGAGGTGGAATACGACGGCTTCCAGAACGGCGTCCTGCTGGAGGCCAAGGCTGAAAACTATCGCCAGTTCTTCGACAAGGACGGACAGCCCTATTACTGGTTTGAGGCTTCTGGGAGTTTCAAACAACTGATCGAACAAGCATACCGGCAGTCGCAAACAGCCAAGGGTCTCGTGGTGCAATGGCACGTCGCTGAACAAGGTGTAGCCACCCTGCTACGCCAGCAGTTCAAGAGCGAGAAACTCTTCAACATCGAAGTGGTGTACACCCCACCCAAGCATTGA